A single window of Deltaproteobacteria bacterium DNA harbors:
- a CDS encoding 2-oxoacid:acceptor oxidoreductase family protein, whose protein sequence is MYYDTIIAGFGGQGVMFMGNLLAMAGMYENRNTTYMPVYGVEMRGGTANCTVVISDREIGSPIIEMPRSSIVMNLPSLLKFGPRVKKKGLLMVNSSLIDMKEAAFQHIDIQGVPTLELASAVGREQLANMVMMGAFVAKTGVVSIESIDKALKETLAGKYQDLLDINRAALEAGAAHVQKG, encoded by the coding sequence ATGTACTATGATACGATCATCGCCGGTTTTGGCGGCCAGGGAGTCATGTTCATGGGGAACCTTTTGGCCATGGCCGGCATGTACGAGAACCGGAACACGACTTACATGCCGGTGTATGGTGTTGAAATGCGAGGCGGCACCGCCAATTGCACCGTGGTCATTTCGGATCGCGAGATCGGATCGCCGATCATCGAAATGCCTCGTTCGAGCATCGTGATGAACCTGCCTTCCCTGCTGAAGTTCGGACCCCGTGTGAAGAAAAAAGGGCTTCTGATGGTCAATAGTTCGCTCATCGACATGAAAGAGGCCGCCTTCCAACATATCGACATCCAAGGTGTGCCTACCCTGGAATTGGCTTCCGCTGTGGGTAGGGAACAACTGGCCAACATGGTTATGATGGGAGCTTTTGTAGCGAAAACCGGCGTCGTTTCGATCGAGAGCATCGACAAGGCCCTGAAAGAGACGCTGGCGGGCAAGTATCAGGATTTGCT